A DNA window from Vicia villosa cultivar HV-30 ecotype Madison, WI unplaced genomic scaffold, Vvil1.0 ctg.002501F_1_1, whole genome shotgun sequence contains the following coding sequences:
- the LOC131639005 gene encoding protein neprosin-like, which produces MIGILVFLFCLVNSPLVHGTRDILQEVSTGSETITNYAGAILTSGTAFYGVSGTVSVYNLKVDQEQMSVASMFIANQDSNNFAAISVGWHVLPSLYQDNKTHLYIHWLSRNLNNEKGCANLQCPGFIQTDRSIIIGQSFNQTSVIDGFSVEISMAILQNSSTKDWWIYINEKKIGYYPSSLFSNMTSANQIVWIGKTTNPTNTTSPPMGSGVKPNGVFGHACHFKKLAFVNNSRMQHSVTKDMGEVKSSNSQCYDARYYEDDTNGLTLQFGGPGGNNCVV; this is translated from the exons atgatCGGTATATTagtatttctcttttgtttagtGAATAGTCCTCTTGTTCATGGCACAAGAGATATACTTCAAGAGGTTTCAACAGGGTCGGAGACGATCACAAAT TATGCAGGAGCAATCCTCACAAGTGGCACTGCTTTTTATGGAGTTAGTGGAACTGTTAGTGTTTATAATCTAAAAGTTGACCAAGAACAAATGAGTGTTGCATCTATGTTCATTGCAAATCAAGATTCAAATAATTTTGCTGCAATTTCAGTTGGATGGCAT GTACTCCCTTCTTTATATCAAGATAATAAAACTCATCTTTATATCCATTGGTTG AGTCGCAATTTGAATAATGAGAAAGGATGTGCAAATTTACAATGTCCAGGTTTTATTCAAACCGACCGATCAATTATTATTGGTCAATCGTTCAATCAAACATCAGTTATTGATGGATTCTCTGTCGAAATTTCCATGGCTATCTTACAG AATTCAAGCACAAAAGATTGGTGGATTTATATAAATGAGAAGAAAATTGGATACTATCCTTCATCATTATTTTCCAACATGACTTCGGCTAATCAAATAGTGTGGATAGGCAAAACAACAAATCCCACAAATACTACTAGCCCTCCCATGGGATCTGGAGTAAAACCTAATGGTGTTTTTGGCCATGCATGTCATTTTAAGAAGCTTGCATTTGTCAATAATTCTCGAATGCAACATTCAGTTACAAAAGATATGGGAGAAGTAAAAAGTTCCAATAGTCAATGCTACGATGCACGATACTATGAAGATGATACAAATGGATTAACACTTCAGTTTGGAGGACCGGGTGGAAATAATTGTGTGGTTTAA